The Comamonas sp. GB3 AK4-5 genome includes a region encoding these proteins:
- a CDS encoding helix-turn-helix domain-containing protein, translating into MGFASPTRGGHALDLLQAENSALAVTGVVQRYPAGHVVPAHSHRRGHLLYAIEGVLLVEADSGQWLVPPTAAVWLRPEVIHRITATVPVCVHGIFIDQALATALPEQDCVLHISPLARELIAVLVQLPHQAPHSPRDALLGALLVEELKAVAALPFYLPWPEDAQMRRLCQALVQAPQDQASAEDWAQRLAMSSKTLQRRFLKSTGMNLGQWRQKMRLMASVELLLQGRPITQAALESGYESHSAYSVAFKKQFGCSPSEFVAVGRGR; encoded by the coding sequence ATGGGTTTTGCATCCCCCACGCGCGGCGGCCATGCGCTGGATCTGCTGCAGGCCGAAAACTCCGCCCTGGCCGTGACCGGTGTGGTCCAGCGCTACCCCGCAGGCCATGTGGTGCCGGCGCACAGCCACCGGCGCGGGCATTTGCTCTATGCCATCGAGGGTGTGCTGCTGGTCGAAGCCGACAGCGGCCAATGGCTGGTGCCGCCCACGGCGGCGGTGTGGCTGCGCCCCGAGGTGATCCACCGCATCACCGCCACCGTACCGGTGTGCGTGCACGGCATTTTTATCGACCAGGCACTGGCTACAGCCCTGCCTGAGCAGGACTGTGTGCTGCACATCAGCCCGCTGGCGCGCGAGCTGATTGCCGTCCTGGTGCAGCTGCCCCACCAAGCTCCGCATTCGCCGCGTGACGCCCTGCTGGGCGCACTGCTGGTGGAAGAACTCAAGGCCGTGGCAGCCCTGCCTTTTTATTTGCCTTGGCCCGAAGATGCCCAGATGCGCCGGCTGTGCCAGGCCCTGGTGCAAGCACCGCAGGACCAGGCCAGCGCGGAGGACTGGGCCCAGCGCCTGGCCATGAGCAGCAAGACGCTGCAGCGCCGTTTTCTGAAAAGCACGGGCATGAACCTGGGCCAGTGGCGGCAAAAAATGCGCTTGATGGCCTCGGTGGAGTTGCTGTTGCAGGGCCGGCCCATTACCCAGGCAGCGCTGGAAAGCGGCTATGAAAGCCATAGCGCCTATTCGGTGGCGTTTAAAAAGCAGTTTGGGTGTTCGCCTTCGGAGTTTGTGGCGGTGGGGCGTGGGCGTTAG
- a CDS encoding dihydrofolate reductase family protein — MATAHVFIATSLDGFIARPDGSLDWLLQRDHAGEDHGYTDFMADKDAIVMGHGTYTTVADMKPWPYDRPAYVLTKTLAGTPVPESQQGKVFFLDLTPQELLAKLAREQVQKVYVDGGKLVQSFLREGLVQDMVITTVPVLIGAGRPLFGALAKDIDLELVSSQRFPSGMVQCKYRVLP, encoded by the coding sequence ATGGCGACTGCACATGTATTCATCGCGACCAGCCTGGACGGCTTTATCGCGCGACCCGATGGCAGCCTGGATTGGCTGCTGCAGCGTGACCATGCCGGCGAGGACCATGGCTACACGGATTTCATGGCCGACAAGGACGCCATCGTGATGGGGCACGGCACCTACACCACCGTCGCGGATATGAAGCCCTGGCCCTATGATCGCCCGGCCTATGTGTTGACCAAGACCTTGGCCGGCACGCCTGTGCCCGAAAGCCAGCAAGGCAAGGTCTTTTTCCTGGATCTGACGCCCCAGGAGTTGCTGGCCAAGCTGGCGCGTGAGCAGGTGCAAAAGGTCTATGTGGATGGCGGGAAATTGGTGCAGTCCTTTTTGCGGGAAGGGCTGGTCCAGGACATGGTCATCACCACGGTGCCCGTGCTGATTGGGGCCGGCAGGCCTTTGTTTGGCGCGCTGGCCAAGGATATTGATCTGGAGCTTGTGTCCAGCCAGCGCTTTCCTTCCGGCATGGTGCAATGCAAATACCGCGTGCTCCCATGA
- a CDS encoding TetR/AcrR family transcriptional regulator: MSRPRGRPAKGEGLSKDDILSAALALLDEGGGTGLTMRALAASLGITPMSLYHHVADHAALLRALADKVYGGVREESACGADPVCAIRQLLQRYYAVVTQHPQLTLAIFSEPQAFAGVNQEITDQLTSWLAALTSDAALWRDILIDHAHGCGLARVAVAADPAQAALLQARYLQALDCLLAQIGSGGSR, encoded by the coding sequence ATGAGCCGCCCGCGCGGACGCCCTGCCAAAGGTGAAGGTCTGTCCAAAGACGACATTCTTTCTGCAGCGCTTGCACTGCTGGATGAGGGCGGCGGCACAGGACTGACGATGCGCGCGCTTGCCGCGAGCCTGGGCATTACGCCGATGAGCCTCTACCACCATGTGGCGGATCACGCCGCACTGCTGCGCGCATTGGCAGACAAGGTGTATGGCGGGGTGCGGGAAGAGAGCGCATGTGGCGCAGACCCGGTTTGCGCCATCCGGCAGCTTTTGCAGCGCTATTACGCGGTCGTCACACAGCACCCCCAGTTGACGCTGGCCATCTTCTCCGAACCACAAGCCTTTGCCGGGGTGAACCAGGAGATCACAGACCAGCTGACGTCATGGCTGGCGGCCTTGACCTCCGACGCTGCGCTGTGGCGGGACATCCTGATTGACCATGCCCATGGCTGTGGTCTTGCACGGGTTGCGGTTGCCGCCGACCCGGCGCAGGCAGCGCTTTTGCAGGCGCGGTATCTGCAAGCGCTGGATTGCTTGCTGGCGCAAATCGGAAGCGGCGGCAGCCGCTAG